The sequence ctcttaaaaataataaagtataatGAGGCCAATATTTAAATATCAACAAGGGTATAATTCTGATAAAACAGAATCTTTGCCTTCTAGGCAGATTACTCAGGTGCTTAAGAAAAACCTTTTATAGCAACTCAGactaataatccaagaaaatttcatcattttaacaGAGAACTAAATTCTAGTTTTGTATGAATTTACTGTTTGATAtgaaagttcttttaaaaatcttataaatagGCCTATCAAATGTTAGCATGACAAAATTCATTTCCACAAActacaactttctatatccattaGGTTTTGTCCTACACTTTCCCATTTCCCATTCTGCAACACCCAgtcaaattactttaggataaaACTACTCATTTTCCTAAACAAAATCACATCCTGCATAGCTTGTTTACTTAAGTTTCCAAAAAGATTTTGGAAATTGTCTTCAAGCTGACATCCTACAAAACACAGtaacttttgaaataaaatttgtcaGAATAACAACTCAGTTTCGTTAAACacaaatttttccatcattttaaaaCCCTAGTAGATATATGCTAGCATATTTGATCCATAAACCTGTTtaaatttaggaagaacataCCCAATAGACTAAAATTGTATGCTTGTATTGTACTTAAACATTGGTAACTCAGAAGACATAGCTGTTTTTATTTAACTACCAATATTAAACTAGTGCTATTTGCCAAAGATTTACCTAGATTATGtgcacttgaatttttaaaacatttgtattGAATTCTGCAAATATTCTTTACATTGGCAGTATTAAAGGTtcagttttgttaatttctgggactGTAGTAGgagtattaatttttatataagcatTTATCTTTAAGCAACTTGAATAGATTTTTAAAGGAGGTTAGTCCTATTGATTGGATGAAGGTTTGTTCTTACAAGGCGTATTTATTTGGTATTGGGTCAAGGGTAATGAACTAGGGGCTTGATTGGCTATCTGGGTCAGCTGCCTTGGTGGTTATTTCAAAAGATAGAGAGGGAATACAAAGAGGAAATGTAGGGCCAGGGTTTATCACGGggtagctttttttgtttttactttttcctctgccTGAATGCTTTTCTCACAGATACCAGAATGGCTGCTCTCATCTCCCTCAGATCTTAACTCcagtttcttcttgctgaattttcCTTGCTCATCTTATTTAAACTTGGCAGTTTCTCCACAACACATTATTTTTTCCCTGGCTTACTTTCCTCTCCAGTACTTGAGACCatctgatgtgtgtgtgtgtatgtgtataaagaTAAACCACATGAAgaatgtggaatttttttttttctattttacctACTGTTATTTCTAGCACCTTTTTCTTGATGGTGCTGTTTCTGTTGAATGAAGTGAGCTTGCCTGATGGGTTCTAGATACAGCAAGGTGAGGCTGGAGAAAGGGAGCAAGGTAAGAGGTCAGAGTGAAGTGGGTGGGAGCAAGATCTCTGGCAATGGAGAGGCTCTAAAGAAATTACTGAAGGGTTTCAAGCAGAATCAAGTCACTGGCATGTCCCACGTGTTATTTTTTTTCGAGTCGCAAAGTTACCATCATCTAACAAAATTGTTAAGCACTGTGCTTTGGGGTTACAAAGTAACTCACATGGCCCCTGCTCTGAAGAGGTCTATGGACTTGTAGGGTGGTGGGGCTGTCCGGTTTCTATCTCCCTTGGAATGGACTTCACTTCTCCAAGTGCATGACCATGTACTGTAGTAAAGTTgtgctttttcactttttattactTAACTGAAAGCATGAGATTTGAATAAATCCATGTACCCTCATCTGAATGAAGAGTTATGAATAGACATCAGTTAATGAATGCACAGTAAAGCTGGGACAGTACCCAACACTTACAGGAGCTCCATAGAATTAGCTCTTATCCCCAGCACACTTCTGGGGGCCTGCTCTTTAAGCATAGTCAGTCCTTGAGGGCTTTTTGCCACTTGCTTACTAGGGAAGGGATAAAAAAGGCCTACTGCCCAAATAAGTTCCTGGTTTTGCAGGGAAGTAGTTGTTCCTATTTTGTATATTGCTTTCAGAACAAATGTCAAATGACAGTTAATGTACTAATGAGCCTGTAAATTAGTAGCGTTTGAATGGTGTCCTTCACAAACATGCCATGTTCTTAAGCTGTAACCATCATCAAATTCCATTGTAATCTGAGGTCATTTAGGGGTATTCAGTGTTGTATTCTTTATGTTTGAGTGTATTCTAACATCATTCTCTTGATTATGTTCTCCTTAGGTGGTGTCATTAAGGCTTGGGGGTTAGTTTTATCAGGAAAAGGACTGACCATTGTCTGTATtagcatcttttaaaaatcatagttCAGAGCCCTTATCCTATGTCATTGCAAATGTGTCATGCACCGGTTATTATGTTGGTTGCAGGGTATTACACACTGGTGGGGGAAAAGATTTTTCCTTGGTTGTTGGTGTAGTTTATGTTTGTTTTACGAAGGCAGAacatattatatcatttaattttgtGCTCATTTAATGAAGTTTATTTATGTTTGAATAATAGGGGCTTCAAGAAACGTGCCCCTCGGGCACTCAAAGAGATCCGGAAATTTGCCATGAAGGAGATGGGAACTCCAGATGTGCGCATCGACACAAGGCTCAACAAGGCTGTCTGGGCCAAAGGGATAAGGTAGGAGAGGTATCTGTGCTACAAGATGAACTTGTACAAATGACCCCAGTTTGACCAACTCATTCTTTGCACAGTCCCCTTATTTAGCTAATGCATATCACagtacagagaaaagaaaaacaatgtggtGGGGTGGTGTCCACAGGGAAGTCCTTTGATGTGGAATCTGAACCAAGACCAAATGATGACGAAGCCAGCAGTCAGGTCAGGGGGGAGAGTGCTgcacaaagagaaaaaacttGGTGTGCTCTGGGAACAGGGAGGTGGGCTTACCTGGAGCGGAATCAGTGACTTGAACAGTGAATGAGGATAGAGAGGTCAGCATGGGTCAGGCCATGTGGGGTCTTGTATGTCATGGTGAAGAATTTGAATTTATAATGGGAAGCCATTAAAGGAGTGGTTCTTAGCCGGGAGCAATTTTATACCATCACCCACTACAGGAGACATTTTCTGGTTGGTGCTCTGGCATCCACtaggtggaggccagggatgctgcgaACATTCTACAAAGCACCCCCACCACCCACTCTGATAAATAACTGTCAAGCCCAAATAGTGCCTTTGAGAAACCATGATAATTGCTGAGGGTTGTATCATTTTCCCTGACCACGGTTCTGTTGGTTGCTGTATTTACATGCCCAGTTCGTAAAGGATACTCAGCAGAAGGGTGTTTTTTGGTGTGGAAGATGCTGTGAGGTGTCCGAGTAGAAGTGGGGACCAGTTAGACGAATGGTGGTGGCGTGGATTAGATGACTGGAAGATCCTGGGGCTCAGGAGGCTGGGTGTGGACTTCTCTGTGTTTCAGTGCAATTTAAAGCCTTTGGGGTCAGGTGAGAAAAGACCTAAGATTAAGCACTGGTGGGCCAGCATTTAGAAGTCTGGCAGAGAAGGGTCCAATACAGGACCCTCCAGTGACTTTCCAGAACCTCGCTGTCCTTGGATCAGTAAAGGAAGGGCAATCAGCTGTGGTGCTGCTGAGAGGTAGATGAGCTAGGATAAGAGAATTGTGTGGATAGtatagagaaaatgaaattttaatattctaatgGGTTCAGTGTGGCCTGCGGAGTCCTTAACGATATTTCCCCAAATTTAAATTTAGCATAGAAAAAGATTTCCTATAACGAGATTTCTTTGGTCCCACATTTCTGCATAGGTGTGATTGGTTGAATGGAAGTGGTGGATGCCAGCTAAGTCAAGGGTGAATCCCAAGAGGACAGTATTTGCCGTCTGCCCGTGGAGTGTGTTTTATTTTCCAGGGAACTGACAGACATCTAATGGCTGCTGGTGGAAGGACAAAGCTTTAGGAACATGTTAGTGCTACAGTTGGGGAAGATGGGAAGTGTAAATACAACTGGTGGCTGTTTCTTGAAAGGAGGCATTGCCTTCAGCAACACCTTTGTATTTTCACAGGAATGTCCCATATCGTATCCGTGTACGGTTGTCTAGAAAACGTAATGAGGATGAAGATTCCCCAAACAAGCTCTATACGCTGGTTACCTATGTACCTGTCACTACGTTCAAAAGTAAGTTTTATTCAACCCTCAAAGCTGTTTAAAGTCCTTAGCCCTTTTGTAGCCTGGATTCAGCTGTTCATCAAATagtcattgtatatatatatgcttggCAGACTTCCCAAAGGGATCTAAGTTACAGGCGTAAtacttacctttttaaaaatgtctaatgGCATTGGAAAATAAAGGATATGAACCTGGTCCATTTAAACCCAtggagaaaagatagataaacattaaaatttaaatcttgATTATATCTAGGTTATTGAAAGGTCAAACCTTCAAGAAAAGGATTTACATTTTTAGAAGTATGAAATACCGATGAGGGGTATGAGTATGAAAATTGACTGGCTGTTACTTCTTTTGCAGACCTACAGACAGTCAATGTGGATGAAAACTAACCGCTgattatcaaataaaattataaaataactgcCTTCACGTGTTTTCGTTTTCCTTTTCCAAGTGCCACACAATATACTTATGCATGTCAGTATCCTAATGGAGCTCCCAGTGTTGGAATCATGGACAGATGTCTTTGCCCCTACGTCCTCCTGTCCTCCTGGAGGTTCTGATTATTAGGAAGGCATCTAAGCTCAGGTTTCTAAAGGTGGTTTTGAAGTGCAGCCTGGCTTAAGAACCACTGTCCCGGGCAGTTGGGAAATTATGATGTTACTGAGTTTTACTTACATGTTTCATTAATTCTAAGATAACACATTTTTCTACCCACTGGCATACAGAATTCATTTGCCATTGGccctttttcacattttaatgaaCAACTCCAAAACTGTATCATCAGTAGCACCTTAGGCTCCTGCCTGGGTCTGTATTGAGACACTGTGGTATAACACGAACTTTTTAAATAACTGATTTGATGGGGTAACTATAACATGTTTAACTTACATGTGCAGTACTTAGTTCATTATTTAGCTCATTTATTTGTAAGATTCATGAGGTATTTTTCATCCCATTTTACCTGAAACCTAATAGGTCTCAGAGGTCAAGTTTAAGGTTACAGTAACAAAAAATTGCTGTTGAGGGTGAATTTAAAACAAGAAGCCCTCCTGGTGGTCACCTACAGTGTTTTGCCTCATTCACTGAGAGCACAGGTGGGAGTACCCGAGCGGCCTCATCCATTCACTGGCACAGTGCACACCTTCAGACACGGAAACACAAAGTGAAGGAAAGGAGCAAGTCAATAtaaaagtttcttaaaaaactCGAAGGCCAACATTTAAAGCATGTTTGTACACAGTTTTGGAAGGACATACAAGTGAATAGAACCAAACAGATTAAATGGTTTCAATTACCAGCATTGAAACAAAattagtgcaaaaaaaaaaaaaaggccaaatacAATTGCACAGATAGTGGCTCTTAGATCTTTAAAGTGAACTTGACTCTTTAAAACCTCTCCCATTGTCATTTCCTGTGAAAAGTGGGGTTTGTTTCTTGGTTAGTGTGACATACATCTCTTATTccatctgaggaacaaaatgaGCGTCACAAAAGAAGCACCCATTTCAGCAGCTCTGAAGAAGTGAAATTGCAATCAGTGTCAAGAGAACAATAGTATGGCTCTGATAATTTGTACTTGATCATTTTCTTAGAACAGAAATGCTAAGGGTTGCATCCATTTCCCTGGCTACAATTCTGGCTGTCGACTGAGCTATCCAGATACCGGTTTGTAAAGTGTACTCCAAATGAATCAGTGGAAACCTGGACTTGTGGGCTAAGAAGCCAAGAACCCACCTGCCGCTGGCCGTGTTCTGGCATGGTCGATTCCAGTGTGTGCCACAGTGAGCTGCGCGCTTGCTACACGCTCTGCAGCTTGAGCTCGGACTGGGATTGGCGGCCCATTTCAAAGGTTTTGAGGCTGTACTGATTGATCTTGGCATTTTCAAGTTTGGATTTAATGTCGAGTGGCTTTTCAAAGAAGTTTACTAATGACTGTTCAGTCAGAAGTGATGCTAAAATATGTTCAAGGGAGACGGTCCATTCCCCTTCTGCCGCCTCAGGAAATGCCTGGGGGTCCTGGGCGAACACAGAGTCCTGGTCCAGAGAAGTGGCTGCGGCCTGCAGCTCCTCCCCACCGTCCTGGGAGCCGCTTCCCGAGCTGCTGCTCCGCTGCCCCACCTCCCCGATCTGCAGCAGCAGGGTGGTTACTGTGGCAATGGCTTGATACAGGTTATTTTCTTCTGGATCTTCATGGAACATACTGTACAAAGTTTTACAGAACTGGATAAATTCTCtctggaattaaaataaaaagtccacaAATGGCAGCACAACCAGGCTGGATATATaacgtatttttaaaaactacttagTTCTTTGGAAAAACCACCTAATACTTTTTTGAAGAAACGCAATACAAGAAAAGGTGGTCTCTGCCCTTTCACTGTGAAAACACCACTGACAGCGATCCCAGGGGATTACAGCACACACTGGGAAGTGCCATCTGTCAAAAGCAACTAAGTAGTAAATGGACAGGCATACCTTATTAGAGTTAGCAGGTTCGGTTCAAGATGACTGCAGGAAAGTAAATACTGCCATGAGTCACAAAGTTTGTGGCTTCCCAGTGCAGATAAAAGTTACATTTGTACTACACTGTGGTCTagtaaacattaaaaacaatGTGCATAccttatttaaaatgtgaaatagaCATGAAGTGTGCTTATACTGCTGGACACAGGGTTGCCCCAAACCTTTATTTGTAAAACCACAGCATCTGCAAAGCACAACCAAGCAAGGTGTGCACCCCCTTGAAATGAAAGCAAGAATTAATGAGaccccatttttaaaacatacagttaattaaaaaaacaaacgatTTCAAGTGTACCAGAATGTTAATACTGATGGCTTTGGGTGATGATAATTAACTGACTTGATCATAGATGGAAGGAGTGGAATGAAAATCTGGAAGCAGAAGCTACATTTCTCAAATATGCCTTGAAATATTAAATTCCACAAGGtgttttgtgatttaaaaagactgagaaatattacatgctaaaAGCCCCTCCTGGAAGAGTCGCCATAGTCATTAGCACTGAAAAGTCCTTTTAATAAGTTTTCAACTTGAAGCCTGCATTGCCCAAACATTGGGAGGAACCCTCTCcaataaaaacttaaaactaCCACC is a genomic window of Choloepus didactylus isolate mChoDid1 chromosome 17, mChoDid1.pri, whole genome shotgun sequence containing:
- the RPL31 gene encoding 60S ribosomal protein L31, whose translation is MAPAKKGGEKKKGRSAINEVVTREYTINIHKRIHGVGFKKRAPRALKEIRKFAMKEMGTPDVRIDTRLNKAVWAKGIRNVPYRIRVRLSRKRNEDEDSPNKLYTLVTYVPVTTFKNLQTVNVDEN